The following are from one region of the Salvia splendens isolate huo1 chromosome 2, SspV2, whole genome shotgun sequence genome:
- the LOC121760766 gene encoding aquaporin PIP2-7 has protein sequence MTKDVEAVEPAAEYSAKDYHDPPPAPLIDFDELTKWSFYRALIAEFIATLLFLYVTVLTVIGYKSQSATDECGGVGILGIAWAFGGMIFILVYCTAGISGGHINPAVTFGLFLGRKVSLIRAVMYMVAQCLGAICGVGLVKAFQKSYYNRYGGGANTLSDGYNKGTGLGAEIIGTFVLVYTVFSATDPKRNARDSHVPVLAPLPIGFAVFMVHLATIPITGTGINPARSFGAAVIFNNEKAWDDHWIFWVGPFIGAAIAAIYHVFILRAGALKALGSFRSNA, from the exons ATGACGAAGGACGTGGAAGCAGTGGAGCCAGCGGCGGAGTACTCCGCGAAGGACTACCACGACCCGCCGCCGGCTCCGCTGATCGACTTCGACGAGCTGACCAAGTGGTCCTTCTACAGAGCCCTGATCGCGGAGTTCATCGCCACCCTCCTCTTCCTCTACGTCACCGTCCTCACCGTCATCGGCTACAAGTCCCAGAGCGCCACCGACGAGTGCGGCGGCGTCGGCATCCTCGGCATCGCCTGGGCCTTCGGCGGCATGATCTTCATCCTCGTCTACTGCACCGCCGGAATCTCGGGGGGCCACATCAACCCGGCGGTCACCTTCGGCCTCTTCCTGGGGCGGAAGGTGTCGCTCATCagggcggtcatgtacatggtgGCTCAGTGCCTCGGCGCCATCTGCGGCGTCGGCCTCGTCAAGGCCTTCCAGAAGTCTTACTACAACCGCTACGGCGGCGGGGCCAACACCCTCAGCGACGGATACAACAAAGGCACCGGCCTCGGAGCCGAGATTATAGGTACCTTTGTTCTCGTCTACACCGTCTTCTCCGCCACCGATCCCAAGAGAAACGCCCGGGATTCCCATGTTCCA GTGTTGGCTCCGCTTCCAATTGGATTCGCGGTGTTCATGGTTCACCTGGCCACCATCCCCATCACCGGCACCGGAATTAACCCGGCTCGGAGCTTTGGCGCCGCCGTCATCTTCAACAACGAAAAGGCCTGGGATGACCAT TGGATATTCTGGGTGGGGCCATTTATTGGAGCTGCGATTGCTGCAATCTACCATGTATTCATCTTGAGGGCAGGGGCCCTGAAAGCTCTAGGATCATTCAGGAGCAATGCCTGA